A region from the Malus domestica chromosome 07, GDT2T_hap1 genome encodes:
- the LOC139197650 gene encoding UDP-glucosyltransferase 29-like, whose translation MIVTKLIYHRIFILLTESSIIKWLNERERASVVFVSFRSEYFLSKEELQEIALGLELSQVSFIWVIRFPKEEKSTRVEDVLPKGFGERVGERGMIVEDWAQHVKILKHSSVGGFVSHCGWSLVLESIKFGVPIIAMPMQLDQPLNARLVEEVGVGVEVIRTGGGGSLLREEMAKVIRDVVVEKIGEGMRIKALELSDKMKKKEDEEMDGVAEELMQICTTTRESTSTDF comes from the exons ATGATTGTTACAAAGCTTATATA CCATAGGATCTTCATACTCCTAACAGAATCGTCGATCATCAAATGGCTAAACGAAAGGGAAAGAGCTTCAGTCGTGTTTGTGTCCTTCAGGAGCGAATACTTTTTGTCCAAGGAGGAACTACAAGAGATAGCTCTTGGATTGGAGCTTAGTCAAGTGAGTTTCATTTGGGTTATTAGGTTTCCTAAGGAAGAGAAAAGTACCAGGGTTGAAGATGTTTTGCCAAAAGGGTTTGGGGAGAGGGTAGGAGAGAGGGGAATGATAGTGGAGGATTGGGCCCAACACGTAAAAATATTGAAGCATTCTAGTGTTGGTGGGTTTGTGAGTCACTGTGGATGGAGCTTGGTGTTGGAGAGCATCAAGTTTGGTGTTCCGATTATAGCCATGCCTATGCAACTTGACCAGCCATTAAACGCCAGACTGGTGGAGGAGGTTGGCGTTGGTGTGGAGGTTATAAGAACCGGCGGAGGAGGCAGTTTACTCCGGGAAGAGATGGCGAAGGTGATCAGAGATGTGGTggtggagaaaattggagagggTATGAGGATAAAGGCACTGGAATTAAGTgacaaaatgaagaagaaagaggatgaAGAGATGGATGGGGTGGCGGAGGAGTTGATGCAAATTTGTACGACGACAAGGGAATCAACTAGTACTGACTTTTGA
- the LOC139197651 gene encoding uncharacterized protein → MVTSAQLQILQSPITSLISTISSSVTVKLDDFNYLTWNFHIELLLEGHGLMGFVDGSHPCPARFNVPISEGSSVPSSDVSSSTESDEFKVWKMHDRALMQLLTATLSPSAVSCAIGSSSAYDMWQRLKEQFSIVTRATIFQMKSELQNIKKGSISIYLQRIKEARDYLFVAGVQFNDDDIVILTLNGLSSEYNTLRSIIRGRENVTSMKDL, encoded by the coding sequence ATGGTGACTTCTGCTCAACTGCAGATTCTTCAATCTCCTATCACGTCTCTCATATCCACAATTTCTTCTTCTGTGACTGTCAAACTAGATGATTTCAATTATCTAACTTGGAATTTCCATATCGAATTGCTACTTGAAGGCCATGGCCTTATGGGTTTTGTAGATGGGTCTCATCCATGTCCTGCTCGATTCAATGTACCTATTTCTGAGGGTTCATCTGTCCCTTCAAGTGATGTTTCATCTTCGACTGAAAGTGATGAATTCAAGGTTTGGAAAATGCACGATCGGGCATTGATGCAATTACTCACAGCTACTTTATCTCCTTCAGCAGTTTCTTGTGCAATCGGTAGTTCCAGCGCTTATGATATGTGGCAGCGTCTCAAAGAACAATTTTCGATTGTCACTAGAGCAACAATCTTTCAGATGAAATCTGAATTACAAAACATCAAGAAAGGTTCGATTTCGATATATTTGCAACGCATTAAAGAAGCTCGTGATTATCTGTTTGTTGCTGGAGTTCAGTTCAATGATGATGATATTGTGATTTTGACCTTGAATGGTCTCTCATCTGAATATAATACTCTGAGATCTATTATTCGAGGCCGTGAAAATGTCACCTCCATGAAAGATCTATGA
- the LOC103438843 gene encoding UDP-glucosyltransferase 29-like, translating into MVYSDQHRSISILMLPWLGHGHISPFLELAKKLTDRRDFHILICSTPVNLSSIKPKLPQKYSHCIEFVELHLPHDELPPHYHTTNGLPPHLMPTLKKAFDMSSDNFSHILRTLKPDLLIYDFLQPWAPSLASSHNIPAVEFFTTSAAVISFSVHHLKNPNVIFPYPSIYLRDYETKKFSSVLESSANGIKDVESALLCSDRSRNIILVKTSGEIESKYIDSLSKLMEKKIVPVGSLVQDPMDQKVDEESVNHCIILPKIALQRKREEERRIKSLDREENFRNVLSFLLVTK; encoded by the coding sequence ATGGTTTATTCTGATCAGCACAGAAGCATTAGCATCCTTATGCTTCCATGGTTAGGTCACGGCCATATTTCTCCCTTCCTAGAGCTAGCCAAGAAACTCACCGATCGCAGAGATTTTCACATCCTTATTTGCTCCACACCGGTAAATCTCAGCTCCATCAAGCCCAAACTCCCTCAGAAATACTCTCACTGCATTGAGTTTGTGGAACTTCATCTTCCACACGATGAGTTGCCACCTCACTACCACACCACCAATGGCCTCCCACCCCATCTCATGCCCACTCTCAAAAAAGCCTTCGACATGTCCAGCGATAACTTCTCCCACATCCTCAGAACCCTAAAACCAGATTTGCTCATATATGATTTTCTCCAGCCATGGGCACCCTCCCTAGCTTCGTCGCACAACATTCCGGCCGTCGAGTTCTTTACCACCAGTGCTGCCGTGATTTCATTTTCTGTTCACCATCTCAAGAACCCTAATGTTATATTCCCTTATCCTTCCATCTATCTTCGGGATTACGAAACTAAGAAGTTCAGCAGTGTGCTGGAATCTTCAGCAAATGGCATCAAGGACGTAGAAAGCGCACTGCTGTGCAGTGATCGGTCTCGTAACATCATTTTGGTAAAGACTTCTGGAGAGATTGAATCAAAATATATTGATTCTCTCTCAAAGTTAATGGAGAAGAAGATTGTGCCCGTCGGTTCACTTGTTCAAGACCCAATGGATCAAAAAGTCGATGAGGAATCTGTAAACCATTGTATAATATTGCCAAAGATAGCTttacagagaaagagagaagaagaaaggagaatCAAGAGTTTAGACAGAGAAGAGAATTTCAGAAATGTATTATCTTTCTTGTTAGTTACGAAATGA